The DNA window CCGTAGGCGGGGAGCACGTTGACGCGGTCGTGCGTGATCTCGACGATGCGCCAGCTCGTTGTGCCGAGTGTGAAGACGTCGTTGACGCGCGACTCGTAGACCATCTCCTCGTCGAGCTCGCCGACGCGCGCGTTCTGCGACTCGCCGGCGATGAACACGCCGAACAGGCCGCGGTCGGGAATGGTGCCGCCGCTCGTGACGGCGATGCGCTGCGCGCCGGGGCGGCCGGTGAGCGTGCCCTGATCGCGATCCCAGACCAGACGCGGCCGCAGCTCGGCGAACTCGTCGGACGGGTAGCGGCCGGCCAGCAGATCGAGCGTCGCCTCGTAGGCGGAGCGCGGGAGGCTCCGGAACGGCGCCGAGCGCTTCACCGTCTCGTACCAGCCCTCGACGTCGATCGACCCGAGAGCGCAGGCCGCGACGGTCTGCTGGGCGAGGATGTCGAGCGGGTTCTGCGGTACCGAGATGGCCTCGATCTGCCCGGCCAGCATCCGCTCGGTGACGATCGCGGTGTGCAGCACGTCGCCGCGGTGCTTCGGGAAGAGCGCCGCCCGGCTGACCTCGCCGACCTGGTGGCCGGCGCGGCCGACCCGCTGCAGGCCGGAGGCCGCGCTCGGAGGCGACTCGACCTGGATGACGAGGTCGACGGCGCCCATGTCGATGCCGAGCTCGAGGCTGGAGGTCGCGACCACGCAGCGCAGGAGGCCGGCCTTCAGCTCCTCCTCCACGAGGGCCCGCTGCTCCTTCGAGACCGACCCGTGGTGGGCCTTGGCCAGCACGGGCTCCGCCCCGGCGCTGGAGCCCGTCTGGGCCATCATGGCTGCCGGCACGGTCGCGTCGGGCGCTTCGAGCCCGAGGCGGTCGGCGTAGATCTCGTTCAGGCGACCGGTGAGGCGCTCGGCCAGCCTGCGCGAGTTCGAGAAGACGATCGTCGAGCGGTGCGCGAGGATGCGGTCGACGATCGCCTCCTCGACGTGCGGCCAGACGGACCCCGTGACCTCGGTGTTCTCGGAGCGGATGCGGGAGTCGCCGCCGAACCAGTCGCCGTCGCCGTCGTCCGCCGTCGACGCGGGGGCGGCGGGCGGAGCGGCCTGTCCGGGTGCCGGGGGCGGGTTGAGCATGTCGTCGACGGGCACGACGACCTGCAGGTCGAACGCCTTCGTCGCCTTAGGCGCCACGATCTCGACGGGAGCGGAGCCCCCGAGGAACCGTGCCACCTCGTCGATCGGCCGCACCGTGGCGGACAGGCCGATGCGCTGGGCGGGCGCGGTGCTCGGACCCAGCTGGGCGCGCAGGTCGTCGAGGCGCTCCAGACTCACCGCGAGATGCGCGCCCCGCTTGGTGGCCGCGACGGCGTGCACCTCGTCGATGATCACCGTGTGCACGCCCGCGAGCGTCTCGCCCGCCGCGCTGGTGAGCATGAGGTAGAGCGACTCGGGCGTCGTGATGAGGATGTCGGGTGGATCGGCCACGAGCTTGCGGCGGTCGGACGACGTGGTGTCGCCGGAGCGCACGCCCACCGTCACCTGCGGGACGGGGATGCCGAGGCGGCGGGCGGACTGCCCGATCCCCACCAGCGGTGAGCGGAGGTTGCGCTCGACGTCGACGCCGAGGGCCTTGAGCGGAGAGATGTAGAGGATGCGCGTGGCCGGCGGAGGGGGCGGCGGCTTGGGCGCACCGCGTGCGCGACGCACGGGAGCGGCGGCCGCGGCATCCGTCGTCGGCTCCTTCTCGCGGAAGACCCGGTCGATCGCCCAGAGGAACGCCGACAGCGTCTTGCCCGAGCCGGTGGGGGCGACCACGAGCGCATGCTTGCCCGAGGAGATGGCCGTCCAGGCACCTTCCTGTGCCGTCGTGGGCGCACGGAACGCGCCGCGGAACCAGTCCGCCGTCGCCGGTCCGAAACGCTCGAGCACGTCGGTCATCCCTCTATCTTGGTCGTCTCCTCCGACATCGGGGCGGTGGGAGGAGAACGCCCGTCGCGAGGTCACGCGGCCTGCTCCGTCAGCGAGCCGTCCGGGTCCAGGCGGAGCCGGAGGTCGAGGCCGAGGCGGGTCAGGAACACGTCGTCATGGCTGACGACGACCACGGCGCCCCGGTACGCCTCGAGCGCCTCGACGAGCCGGTCGACCGTGTCGAGGTCGAGGCTGTTCGTCGGCTCGTCGAGCACCAGCAGCTGCGGCGGCGGATCGGCCAGCAGCAGCCGGGCCAGGGCGACGCGGAACCTCTCGCCGCCGGAGAGGGTCGAGACCGTCCGGTCGACGACGTCGCCGCGCAGGAGGAACCGCGCGAGACGGTTGCGCACGTCGCCGGCGGGCACCTCGGGCGCCGCGGCGCGGACGTTCTCGAGCACGGACGCGCCGTCGTCGAGCCCGTCCATCCGCTGCGGCAGGTAGCCGACCCGGTCGGTGTGCAGCGTCGTGCCCGACGCGTTCCGCCCCGCCACCAGATGCTCGAGCAGCGTCGTCTTGCCCGCACCGTTCGGCCCCGTCAGCGCCACCCGCTCGGGTCCCTGCACGACCCACTCCCGTGTGCCGTCGCCGATCGCGGCGAGGCGGCGGCCCGCCGCCACATCCGGGTCGGGCAGATCGATGCGGATGCGCGCGTCGTCGCGCACCCGCCGCTCGGCCACGTCGAGAGCGCGCTGCGCCGCCGCCTCGCGGTCGGCCTTCTCGCCGCGCAGTCGGCCCGCCGACACCTGGGCGGCCCCGCGACGCGCGTTCATCACGATGCGCGGCTCCCGCTTCTCGGCGTACGCCGTGCTGCCCATCTGCCGGCGGCGGGCCAGCGTCGTCTCGGCCTCGATGCGCTCGCGCTTCTCGCGCCGCAACACCTGCCGTGCGGCCTTCTCCGCCTGTCGCGCCGCCGCCTGCTCGCCGTCCATCCACGCCCGCCACGCGCTGTACGGCCCGCCGAACACGCTCACGGTGCTCTCGTGCAGCTCGGCCGTGGCGTCCATGACGTCCAGGAGGGCGACGTCGTGGCTGACGACCACGAGCGCGCCGCGCCATCCGCCGACCATCGTCGCGAGCCGCGCCCGGGCGTCGCCGTCGAGATTGTTGGTCGGCTCGTCCAGCAGCGTGATGGGCGCGGCGCGCAGGCGGATGCCGGCCAGCGCCACGAGCACCGCCTCGCCGCCCGAGAGCGAGCCGACGGGACGGTCCAGGGCGTCGGGCGGGAGCCCGGCGTCCACGAGGGCGGACGC is part of the Microbacterium lemovicicum genome and encodes:
- a CDS encoding ABC-F family ATP-binding cassette domain-containing protein → MSHSSHHPSIVFDRLSYRWPDGSAALTGVSGALGGGRTGLIGRNGSGKTTLLRLIAGELQPTSGTVVASGDVAVLPQHLTLDVGRSVAALLGMEEVLRAVRAVESGDVDAGHFDVIGTQWDVEARAASALVDAGLPPDALDRPVGSLSGGEAVLVALAGIRLRAAPITLLDEPTNNLDGDARARLATMVGGWRGALVVVSHDVALLDVMDATAELHESTVSVFGGPYSAWRAWMDGEQAAARQAEKAARQVLRREKRERIEAETTLARRRQMGSTAYAEKREPRIVMNARRGAAQVSAGRLRGEKADREAAAQRALDVAERRVRDDARIRIDLPDPDVAAGRRLAAIGDGTREWVVQGPERVALTGPNGAGKTTLLEHLVAGRNASGTTLHTDRVGYLPQRMDGLDDGASVLENVRAAAPEVPAGDVRNRLARFLLRGDVVDRTVSTLSGGERFRVALARLLLADPPPQLLVLDEPTNSLDLDTVDRLVEALEAYRGAVVVVSHDDVFLTRLGLDLRLRLDPDGSLTEQAA